The Brassica oleracea var. oleracea cultivar TO1000 chromosome C6, BOL, whole genome shotgun sequence genomic interval GGGGGGAATTTGACAGTGAATTTGTTGATCATAAAGTTGCCAACATGGTTAAGCTTCTGAAGGCTAAGCACAGATTCAGAAAACATAAGTGGATAGGCGGTGATGCATTTGAGTCTATATAAATGTGTACAAGCAAGTGTGTGCATGTGTACATGTGTACAACACCGAGTGCTTACATGTGTACAAGCGAGTATATGTACAATTTAGGGCGTGTACATAAGTGATTTATTTTTGACATGTTTGTTGGTGTTTAAGGATGAAAATTTTTAGATTCTTTGGGCATATAATGTAAAGTATCAAGATGACTGTTGATTCTAAGTAAAACTTTTTGCATTGATATGTATTTTTGTAATGTACATATAAGCTAAAATTATACAAAGTAATGACTAATGTAGAAAAATTGTAAGATCTCTCTTTAATCAAAAACCAAAAAGTTCACATGTACACAAGTTCAGTTATACAATGATTTCTATATACACCGTATAATTTTTATATATTTGCAAATTTAAGTATTTGTATGGTATATATTGTCAACGTGTACACATGTATTTCATTGTCCACATGTACATCAGTTCATCGGTACATCTATTTGATTTTAACATATAATTGCAAGTTTGAATATTTTAAGGGCCAATATCATCTAATATCAACTAAAACAGTCTAATATAAAGTAGTGTACATAATATCTGGGTGAATTTAATGGTTTTCACAAACATCTACATGTACACTTAGAATGTATAGATGTACACATGTCTTTGTGTACTGAATTTTTGGAGATTTAATTCATTAATGGCATTATCGTAATTATGTCATCTTCTTCTCCAGTCCCTTCGGGTTACGAATTTTGCAGAAAATTTGGGGGTTCTTAGCTCATTGGTAGATTTGCTTCAATGTGTGAATGGTAACAGTCAATCAACAGAGAAACCAAAATGTACTTATGAACGGGATGACACAATCAAACAAGAGACAGTTGTCAAGAGAGAACAAAGCTGATGAATTCGAACTTCCATTGATAGAGTTGGAAGCTGTTGTCAAAGCCACCGAAAATTTCTCCAATTGTAACGAACTTGGCCAAGGTGGTTTCGGTATTGTTTACAAGGTAAAAGTATACAACACTCTGAATACATATACGGAATCTAACACTATGCTAAAACTTATGGCATATATTTGCGCTATTAGGGTATGCTTGACGGGCAAGAAGTTGCGGTAAAAAGGCTATCAAAGACATCACTTCAAGGGATGGATGAGTTTATGAATGAGGTGAGATTGATCGCAAGGCTTCAGCATATAAACCTTGTCCGAATTCTTGGCTGTTGCATTGAAGCGGAAGAGAAGATTCTGATATATGAGTATTTGGAAAATTCAAGCCTGGATTATTTTCTCTTCGGTTAGAGACTCGTTCTTTCAAAAGCTCAATACAACAGTTGAATGTTGATAGAAATAAGCTAACTGATTTGGCTGTGATCAATTCTTAGGAAAAAAACGAAGCTCTAACTTAAATTGGAAGGACAGATTCGCCATTACAAATGGTGTTGCTCGAGGGCTTTTATATCTTCATCAAGACTCACGGTTTAGGATAATCCACAGGGATTTGAAACCAGGTAACATTTTGCTTGATAAATATATGATCCCAAAGATCTCGGATTTTGGGATGGCCAGAATCTTTGCAAGGGACGAAACTCAAGCTAGGACAGACAATGCGGTCGGAACTTAGTAAGCAAGTCTTTGAAGATATTTTCTTACCCATAACTCTATAGAACTCATGACCTCTAAGTTCATTTTTTTTGCTACTCAGCGGGTACATGTCTCCGGAGTACGCAATGGATGGGGTAATCTCGGAAAAAACAGATGTTTTCAGTTTTGGAGTCATAGTTCTTGAAATTGTTAGTGGAAAAAGGAATAGAGGATTCTACCAGGTGAACCCTGAAAACAATCTTCTAAGCTATGTAAGTTAAAGAACCAATAATATTCTATCTACTCTCGAAATTGCTAAAACACTTTTTTTTAACAACGCTAAAACAATTGAAATGCTTTTATTTTTATAAACAGGCATGGAGTCATTGGGCGGAGGGAAGAGCGCTAGAAATCGTAGATCCAGTCATCGTAGATCCATTGGCATCTCTGCCATCAACATTTCAACCAAAAGAAGTCCTAAAATGCATACAAATTGGTCTATTGTGTATTCAAGAACGTGCGGAGCACAGACCAACGATGTCGTCGGTGGTTTGGATGCTTGGAAGTGAAGCAACAGAGATTCCTCAGCCTAAACCGCCAGTTTATTGTCTCATAGCAAGTTATTATGCAAATAATCATTCCTCAAGTAGGCAATTCGACGACGATGAATCCTGGACGGTGAACAAGTACACCTGCTCAGTCATCGATGCCCGGTAATATGAAAGCCGTTCAGAAAGTTCATATAACTAAATA includes:
- the LOC106299680 gene encoding putative serine/threonine-protein kinase receptor (The sequence of the model RefSeq protein was modified relative to this genomic sequence to represent the inferred CDS: added 205 bases not found in genome assembly) encodes the protein MRNYAEGGQDLYVRLAAADLVKKRNANWKIISLIVGVSVVLLLLLLLLIMFCLWKRKQNRAKAMATSIVNQQRNQNVLMNGMTQSNKRQLSRENKADEFELPLIELEAVVKATENFSNCNELGQGGFGIVYKGMLDGQEVAVKRLSKTSLQGMDEFMNEVRLIARLQHINLVRILGCCIEAEEKILIYEYLENSSLDYFLFGKKRSSNLNWKDRFAITNGVARGLLYLHQDSRFRIIHRDLKPGNILLDKYMIPKISDFGMARIFARDETQARTDNAVGTYGYMSPEYAMDGVISEKTDVFSFGVIVLEIVSGKRNRGFYQVNPENNLLSYAWSHWAEGRALEIVDPVIVDPLASLPSTFQPKEVLKCIQIGLLCIQERAEHRPTMSSVVWMLGSEATEIPQPKPPVYCLIASYYANNHSSSRQFDDDESWTVNKYTCSVIDAR